The following proteins are encoded in a genomic region of Ailuropoda melanoleuca isolate Jingjing chromosome 10, ASM200744v2, whole genome shotgun sequence:
- the LOC100467710 gene encoding glutathione S-transferase kappa 1-like, with amino-acid sequence MRFLTPVDLEMLEKVSRELWMCVWSWDEDILEPQTILAPAEKTGMFLEQAQTLLEKISTSKMKNKLKDTTEATCEYGAFGVPLTMAHQDGQTHMLLGSGCWHTCWERRGWTLCLQP; translated from the coding sequence ATGCGATTCCTCACCCCTGTGGACCTGGAGATGCTGGAGAAAGTGTCCAGGGAACTATGGATGTGTGTCTGGTCATGGGATGAAGACATCTTGGAGCCCCAGACCATCCTGGCCCCTGCAGAGAAGACTGGCATGTTTCTGGAACAAGCCCAGACTCTTCTGGAAAAGATCTCAACGTCAAAGATGAAGAACAAGCTCAAGGACACCACTGAGGCAACCTGTGAATATGGGGCCTTTGGGGTGCCCCTCACCATGGCCCATCAGGATGGCCAAACACACATGCTGTTGGGCTCTGGATGTTGGCACACCTGCTGGGAGAGAAGGGGATGGACCCTGTGCCTCCAGCCGTAG